In Papaver somniferum cultivar HN1 chromosome 9, ASM357369v1, whole genome shotgun sequence, the genomic stretch TCAAATTGAAGAACATTTAGACTTTGCTTTTGGTACAAGTATTTGTGCCTTTCATGTTGTTGTTTAGATTTTCTGGCTTTTAGCTATAAGACAAAAACTTGTGAACAACTGaagtaaaaataattttttgaaataaaaatcATTTCCCAAAATACCTACTACACTACACTTTTCGTTCAATAGTCATTCTGAAACTGACATCGATACAAACTTATAGCTGTCTAAAATTTGCTACTCTCACTTTTAATGACTTTTGGACTTTCCTTTGAGTTTACTCATGTCACTCCCGCTCAAAATTAAAACAGTTCAAACTTCGTTTAAGATTTTGGAGCGTGAATTCCcgccaaaaaattaaaaaaataccgCTAAAAATTTCATCTTTGGTATTTGTATCCCCTTTATTTACAGAGgagaaaatataataaaatccCGAATTGTAATCCCTTTTCATCTGTTATCTTGTTCCCATTTCTATACTTGATCATTCATTCACTATCATCAAGTAGTAACAACATATCTTTATTAATAATCAAACCCCCATAATCAAATCAATGGCATCTAATAAGATAATGAATCGTTCCTCAAATTCTTCTACGAAATTCGATTGGAAGATTGAAAATTTTTCAAAGGTGTCTCATGAACTGCTTGACTCTGATGTTTTCTCTGATGTTTTCTCCGTGGGTGGTTTCAAATGGTAAGCCATCTATCTtaggaatcaattttttttttcctttaaaagAATTGGTGGTCTCTTCATAATTTCTCCTGATTCTCATAGGAAAGCAAGGGTTTTTCCAAAGGGATGGCACACGGTGCCTGATCACTTATCTTTGTTCCTAATCGCCGAAGGCTTGAGAGAATCGCTGAACATGGAAGTCAGTTTTGCAGTTACTAGTCAAACGGATTGCTCGAACACAATGAAGAAAGGTATAATCTGGATTATCTGTTAGTTAATCGCATTCATTAGTTCTCTTAATTACGTTATTGTATTGTCTGGATTCTGCAGAAATAAAATGCA encodes the following:
- the LOC113311322 gene encoding ubiquitin carboxyl-terminal hydrolase 12-like, with protein sequence MASNKIMNRSSNSSTKFDWKIENFSKVSHELLDSDVFSDVFSVGGFKWKARVFPKGWHTVPDHLSLFLIAEGLRESLNMEVSFAVTSQTDCSNTMKKEIKCNIPAYSAEIFAAGIIGWEKFMLLSEFHDPAKGYIVNDTCIIRVEFTCEMIEDGSAVKGSEPDKVSETKRLQSKRRKAKGGMST